From one Comamonas piscis genomic stretch:
- a CDS encoding M55 family metallopeptidase, whose translation MKVLISVDIEGVAGVYHPEQVRAGNPEFERARRLMAQEANAAVEGAFAAGALEVYVNDSHGGFRNMPPDLLDARAQVIQGKPRYLSMVAGVELGVDAVCMVGYHSRAQGRGILAHTINSFAFASIHINGQEASEASIYGALAGAYGAPVVMLAGDDVLREENQAIFPHAVFVQTKRATGQGSGISLSPEQAQNAIRAGVAQGLAGRARCQPLPTASPVQVQIAATSPGMADLFCQWPTLERVDGRTVRFSAPDIESAVRMTNCLSAMSSMLR comes from the coding sequence ATGAAAGTACTGATTTCTGTCGATATCGAAGGCGTGGCCGGTGTCTACCACCCCGAGCAGGTGCGTGCGGGCAACCCGGAGTTTGAGCGTGCGCGCCGCCTGATGGCCCAGGAGGCCAATGCCGCCGTTGAAGGCGCTTTTGCCGCTGGCGCGCTGGAGGTCTATGTCAACGACTCGCATGGCGGCTTTCGCAATATGCCGCCCGATCTGCTCGATGCGCGTGCCCAGGTCATCCAGGGCAAGCCGCGCTACCTGAGCATGGTGGCGGGGGTGGAGCTGGGGGTGGATGCGGTCTGCATGGTCGGCTACCACTCACGCGCGCAGGGCCGGGGCATTCTGGCCCACACCATCAACAGCTTTGCCTTTGCCAGCATCCACATCAATGGGCAGGAGGCTAGCGAGGCCAGCATTTACGGCGCCCTGGCCGGTGCCTATGGCGCGCCGGTGGTGATGCTGGCTGGCGACGATGTGCTGCGCGAGGAGAACCAGGCGATCTTCCCCCATGCGGTGTTTGTGCAGACCAAGCGCGCCACCGGCCAGGGCAGTGGCATCAGCCTGTCGCCCGAGCAAGCGCAAAACGCCATCCGCGCTGGGGTGGCGCAGGGCCTGGCCGGGCGTGCGCGCTGCCAGCCGCTGCCAACCGCCAGCCCGGTGCAGGTGCAGATCGCCGCCACCTCGCCGGGCATGGCCGATCTGTTCTGCCAGTGGCCGACCCTGGAGCGGGTCGATGGCCGCACGGTGCGCTTTAGCGCGCCGGACATTGAATCGGCCGTGCGCATGACCAACTGCCTGTCGGCCATGTCCAGCATGCTGCGCTGA
- a CDS encoding nitrate regulatory protein: protein MKSSLHFLVAARQHEMAALEQLGKACSLVVAMSSLVHALQKERGLSNMVLASGGAQGAELLAPQRLLADAQIANVRDELDRLGPHPSGGSGARLCNAIAYTLQGVAALPALRAQVQAGGLTPVACTDAFARLIAGCLAVVFEAADSANEPEISRMLVALFHLMQGKELAGQERACGTSAFASGQLQPPARAQWLHLIESQERCFEVFASLASARVLLLWQAHVAGDTDMAAVERMRRVAHTAAGCRLSRSGSADWFAACSHRLDALHGVETLVAQELQVLCLHKLQAQEQALAALQVLPPGAEGVAGAAEGGMAFFEASAPPDAWSLDAVGAPALGRDILSLVQQQSQRLQTMQSQIHEAKTALHERKTLERAKGLLMAQHQLSESDAYQLLRQTAMNQNKRMLEVAEAVLAMAAMVPTVPSGAAGPAAAERR from the coding sequence ATGAAGTCTTCCCTGCATTTTCTGGTCGCTGCCCGCCAGCATGAGATGGCTGCGCTGGAACAGCTGGGCAAGGCCTGCTCGCTGGTGGTGGCCATGTCGTCTCTGGTGCATGCGCTGCAAAAGGAGCGCGGGCTGTCCAACATGGTGCTGGCCAGCGGAGGCGCGCAAGGTGCCGAGCTGTTGGCGCCCCAGCGGCTGCTGGCGGATGCGCAGATCGCCAACGTGCGCGATGAGCTTGATCGCCTCGGCCCGCACCCATCAGGTGGCAGCGGCGCGCGGTTATGCAATGCGATTGCTTATACCTTGCAAGGCGTGGCGGCCCTGCCTGCGCTGCGCGCCCAGGTGCAGGCCGGGGGGCTGACACCTGTTGCATGTACCGATGCCTTTGCGCGGCTGATTGCCGGCTGCCTGGCTGTCGTGTTTGAGGCGGCCGACAGCGCCAACGAGCCCGAGATATCGCGCATGCTGGTGGCCCTGTTCCACCTGATGCAGGGCAAGGAGCTGGCCGGGCAGGAGCGCGCCTGCGGCACCAGCGCCTTTGCCTCGGGCCAGCTGCAGCCCCCCGCCCGCGCGCAGTGGCTGCATTTGATTGAATCGCAGGAGCGCTGCTTTGAGGTGTTTGCCAGCCTGGCCAGCGCCCGCGTGCTGCTGCTGTGGCAGGCCCATGTGGCGGGAGATACTGACATGGCGGCGGTGGAGCGCATGCGCCGCGTGGCCCATACCGCCGCTGGCTGCCGCCTGAGCCGCAGCGGCAGCGCCGACTGGTTTGCCGCCTGCAGCCACCGGCTGGATGCCCTGCATGGCGTGGAGACCCTGGTGGCGCAGGAGCTGCAGGTGCTGTGCCTGCACAAGCTGCAGGCGCAGGAGCAAGCGCTGGCGGCCTTGCAGGTGCTGCCGCCGGGCGCTGAAGGGGTCGCTGGGGCCGCAGAGGGCGGTATGGCCTTTTTTGAAGCATCGGCACCGCCCGATGCCTGGTCGCTGGATGCCGTGGGCGCACCGGCGCTGGGGCGCGATATCTTGTCGCTGGTGCAGCAGCAATCACAGCGGCTGCAGACCATGCAGAGCCAGATCCACGAGGCCAAGACTGCCCTGCATGAGCGCAAGACCCTGGAGCGCGCCAAGGGCCTGCTGATGGCCCAGCACCAGCTCAGCGAGAGCGATGCCTACCAGCTGCTGCGCCAGACGGCGATGAACCAGAACAAGCGCATGCTGGAAGTGGCCGAGGCGGTGCTGGCGATGGCGGCCATGGTGCCCACCGTGCCCTCTGGGGCTGCTGGGCCTGCTGCTGCCGAGCGCCGCTGA
- a CDS encoding CmpA/NrtA family ABC transporter substrate-binding protein, translated as MTIRPTTDTAPATEASPARRRFLRHGAQAAAATFVYSALGHQGVWAAGSDAPEKKEVNIGFIPLTDCASVVMASVLGLDQKYGVKIMPSKEASWAGVRDKLINGDLHFAHVLYGLVYGVQLGVGSPQKDMAVLMTLNRNGQAITLSKKLADKGAVDAASLAKLMAAEKREYTFAQTFPTGTHAMWLYYWLASAGIHPLKDAKVITVPPPQMVANMRVGNMDGFCVGEPWGHRAIMDGIGITAVTTQDIWRDHPEKVLGCTQDFVSRHPNTARAVTMAILEAGRWIDASLQNKQKMAETIAGKAYVNTSVDAINQRILGRYQNGLGKTWDDPNHMKFFADGEASYPYLSDGMWFLTQHKRWGLLKNHPDYLAVAKKINQTALYKEAATQLKIAVPKSDMRSSALIDGKVWDGSDPAKYADSFAIKA; from the coding sequence ATGACGATACGCCCCACCACCGACACCGCCCCGGCCACTGAGGCATCGCCCGCCCGCCGCCGGTTCTTGCGCCATGGCGCCCAGGCAGCGGCCGCCACCTTTGTCTACAGCGCGCTGGGCCACCAGGGTGTCTGGGCTGCAGGCTCGGATGCGCCTGAGAAAAAAGAGGTCAACATCGGCTTTATCCCGCTGACCGACTGCGCCAGCGTGGTGATGGCCTCGGTGCTGGGCCTGGACCAGAAGTACGGCGTCAAGATCATGCCCAGCAAGGAAGCGAGCTGGGCAGGGGTGCGCGACAAGCTGATCAATGGCGACCTGCACTTTGCCCATGTGCTCTACGGCCTGGTCTACGGCGTGCAGCTGGGCGTGGGCAGCCCGCAAAAGGACATGGCGGTGCTGATGACGCTCAACCGCAATGGCCAGGCGATCACCCTGTCCAAAAAACTGGCCGACAAGGGCGCGGTGGATGCCGCCTCGCTGGCCAAGCTGATGGCCGCCGAGAAGCGCGAATACACCTTTGCGCAGACCTTCCCCACGGGCACCCATGCGATGTGGCTCTACTACTGGCTGGCCAGCGCGGGCATCCACCCGCTCAAGGATGCGAAAGTGATCACCGTGCCGCCGCCGCAGATGGTGGCCAATATGCGGGTGGGCAATATGGATGGCTTTTGCGTGGGCGAGCCCTGGGGCCACCGCGCGATCATGGATGGCATTGGCATCACGGCAGTCACCACCCAGGACATCTGGCGCGACCACCCGGAAAAGGTGCTGGGCTGCACGCAGGATTTTGTCAGCCGCCACCCCAACACCGCGCGCGCTGTCACCATGGCCATTCTGGAGGCGGGCCGCTGGATCGATGCCAGCCTGCAGAACAAGCAGAAGATGGCCGAGACCATTGCCGGCAAGGCCTATGTGAACACCAGCGTGGACGCCATCAACCAGCGCATTCTGGGCCGTTACCAGAATGGCCTGGGCAAGACCTGGGACGACCCGAACCACATGAAATTCTTTGCCGATGGCGAGGCCAGCTACCCCTATCTGTCCGATGGCATGTGGTTCCTCACCCAGCACAAGCGCTGGGGTTTGCTGAAGAACCACCCCGACTACCTGGCCGTCGCGAAAAAGATCAACCAGACCGCCCTGTACAAGGAAGCGGCCACGCAGTTGAAGATTGCCGTGCCCAAGTCGGACATGCGCAGCAGCGCGCTGATCGATGGCAAGGTCTGGGATGGTTCGGACCCCGCCAAGTACGCCGACAGCTTTGCGATCAAAGCCTGA
- the ntrB gene encoding nitrate ABC transporter permease gives MARGLPTAGAVSQPLVAAPAVLASAAPVAPRDLAAAWQQRFGSLVQSLLPPVLGFGLLLVLWSIVAQGNPGIPGPQETWLQAQEIFRDPFYRNGPNDQGVGWNVLASLQRVSIGFGLAALVGIPLGFVIGRFDFLSRMFNPVISLLRPVSPLAWLPIGLLVFKGANPAAIWTIFICSIWPMVINTAVGVQRVPQDYMNVARVLNLSEWKIATTILFPAVLPYMLTGVRLAVGTAWLVIVAAEMLTGGVGIGFWVWDEWNNLNVKNIIIAIFVIGLVGLLLEWALIRLATAFTFEEVKA, from the coding sequence ATGGCGCGCGGCCTGCCCACGGCAGGCGCGGTAAGCCAGCCCCTGGTGGCAGCGCCGGCCGTGCTGGCCTCGGCGGCCCCGGTGGCCCCGCGCGATCTGGCCGCCGCCTGGCAGCAGCGCTTTGGCAGCTTGGTGCAAAGCCTGCTGCCACCGGTGCTGGGCTTTGGCCTGCTGCTGGTGCTGTGGTCCATCGTCGCCCAGGGCAACCCGGGCATCCCCGGCCCGCAGGAGACCTGGCTGCAGGCGCAGGAGATCTTTCGCGACCCCTTCTACCGCAACGGCCCCAATGACCAGGGCGTGGGCTGGAATGTGCTGGCCTCGCTGCAGCGGGTGAGCATCGGCTTTGGCCTGGCGGCGCTGGTCGGTATTCCGCTGGGTTTTGTGATTGGCCGTTTTGACTTTCTCTCGCGCATGTTCAACCCGGTCATCAGCCTGCTGCGCCCGGTGTCGCCCCTGGCCTGGCTGCCGATTGGCCTGCTGGTGTTCAAGGGCGCGAACCCGGCGGCGATCTGGACCATCTTTATCTGCTCGATCTGGCCGATGGTGATCAACACGGCCGTCGGTGTGCAGCGCGTGCCGCAGGACTATATGAATGTGGCGCGGGTGCTGAACCTGAGTGAGTGGAAGATTGCCACCACCATCCTCTTCCCCGCCGTGCTGCCCTACATGCTGACGGGCGTGCGCCTGGCCGTTGGCACCGCCTGGCTGGTGATCGTGGCCGCCGAGATGCTGACCGGTGGCGTGGGCATTGGCTTTTGGGTCTGGGACGAGTGGAACAACCTCAACGTCAAGAACATCATCATTGCGATCTTTGTCATTGGCCTCGTTGGCCTGCTGCTGGAATGGGCGCTGATCCGCCTGGCCACCGCATTCACTTTTGAGGAGGTCAAGGCATGA
- a CDS encoding ABC transporter ATP-binding protein yields MTVNPNPQAAAPNLKYIEVQQVAQSFKTAKGLFQALQGINLEIAQGEFVSLIGHSGCGKSTLLNLIAGLASPSEGTLLCANREIKGPGPQRAVVFQNHSLLPWLTCWANVHLAVERVFGGRERKAQLAARTDAALALVGLSHAAQKRPGEISGGMKQRVGIARALSMEPQVLLMDEPFGALDALTRAKLQDELLEIVARTRSTVVMVTHDVDEAVLLSDKIVMMTNGPAATIGEVLPVPLARPRNRVALAEDPQYQACRKAVIDFLYTRQVHVEKVA; encoded by the coding sequence ATGACCGTCAATCCCAACCCCCAGGCCGCAGCCCCCAACCTCAAGTACATCGAGGTGCAGCAGGTGGCGCAAAGCTTCAAGACCGCCAAGGGCCTGTTCCAGGCGCTGCAGGGCATCAACCTGGAGATTGCCCAGGGCGAGTTTGTCAGCCTGATTGGCCACTCGGGCTGCGGCAAATCCACCTTGCTGAACCTGATTGCCGGGCTGGCCAGCCCCAGCGAAGGCACCTTGCTCTGCGCCAACCGCGAGATCAAGGGCCCTGGGCCGCAGCGGGCTGTGGTGTTCCAAAACCATTCGCTGCTGCCCTGGCTGACCTGCTGGGCCAATGTGCATCTGGCGGTGGAGCGGGTGTTTGGCGGGCGCGAGCGCAAGGCCCAGCTCGCCGCCCGCACCGATGCCGCGCTGGCGCTGGTGGGCCTGAGCCATGCGGCACAAAAGCGCCCCGGCGAGATATCGGGCGGCATGAAGCAGCGCGTGGGCATTGCCCGCGCCCTGTCGATGGAGCCCCAGGTGCTGCTGATGGACGAGCCCTTTGGCGCCTTGGATGCCCTGACCCGCGCCAAGCTGCAGGACGAGCTGCTGGAGATCGTCGCGCGCACACGCAGCACCGTGGTGATGGTGACCCATGATGTGGACGAGGCCGTGCTGCTGTCCGACAAGATCGTGATGATGACCAATGGGCCTGCCGCCACCATTGGCGAGGTGCTGCCGGTACCGCTGGCCCGCCCGCGCAACCGGGTGGCGCTGGCCGAAGACCCGCAGTACCAGGCCTGCCGCAAGGCGGTGATTGACTTTCTCTACACCCGCCAGGTGCATGTGGAGAAGGTGGCCTGA
- the nirB gene encoding nitrite reductase large subunit NirB: protein MKKIKLVMVGNGMAGVRALEELLALAPDLYEITVFGAEPHPNYNRILLSPVLAGEQTLEDIVLNDWSWYETHGVRLHTGCTVHAVDRARRVVHARNAQGEAVTADYDRLILATGSNPFMLPIAGKELQGVLAYRDIADTQAMIDAATRWRHAVVIGGGLLGLEAANGLMKRGMQVSVVHAGEWLMDRQLDGQAAQLLKKSLIERGMQFFMQAQTQELLGNAEGRVRALRFADGREIEADLVVMAVGIRPNTALAEAMHLHVNRGIVVSDTLQTVTDPRIYAVGECAAHRGIAYGLVAPLFEQGKVLANHLAELGIGRYQGSLTSTKLKVTGIDLFSAGDFQGGEGTEQIVLSDPYSGVYKKLVIKEDRLVGACLYGDTVDGSWYFKLLREGRSVADIRDKLMFGESNLGDAGHQGQNKAAALADADEVCGCNGVSKGAICKAIKDKGLFTLDDVRKHTKASASCGSCTGLVEQIIMFTVGGDYSASPKTKPMCGCSDHGHQAVRDAIRQHRLLTTDSVFHFMEWRTPNGCASCRPAINYYLISTWPKEARDDPQSRFINERSHANIQKDGTYSVIPRMWGGETTASELRRIADVVDKYQIPTVKVTGGQRIDLLGVKKEDLQGVWNDIGMPCGHAYAKALRTVKTCVGSEWCRMGTQDSTQMGKDLERAMWRMYAPHKVKFAVSGCPRNCAESGIKDVGIIGVDSGWEMYIGGNGGIKTEVAHFLTKLKTAEEVLEYTGAFMQLYRLEGWYLERTVHYLNRVGLDYVKRRILDDAAGRQALWAELQQALEGEPDPWFETDKAAVDLRQFQPLPVLPALQAAPVLTALSAPVPATTTAGA from the coding sequence ATGAAAAAAATCAAGTTGGTCATGGTTGGCAACGGCATGGCCGGGGTGCGAGCGCTGGAAGAGCTGCTGGCGCTGGCGCCGGATCTGTACGAGATAACGGTGTTTGGCGCAGAGCCGCACCCCAACTACAACCGCATCCTGCTCTCGCCCGTGCTGGCGGGCGAGCAGACCTTGGAAGACATCGTCCTCAACGACTGGAGCTGGTACGAGACGCATGGCGTGCGCCTGCACACCGGCTGCACGGTGCATGCGGTAGACCGCGCCCGCCGCGTGGTGCATGCCCGCAATGCCCAGGGCGAGGCGGTGACGGCCGACTACGACCGGCTCATTCTGGCCACCGGCTCCAACCCCTTCATGCTGCCGATTGCCGGCAAGGAGCTGCAAGGCGTGCTGGCCTACCGCGATATTGCCGATACCCAGGCCATGATCGATGCCGCTACCCGCTGGCGCCATGCGGTGGTGATTGGCGGCGGCCTGCTGGGGCTGGAGGCGGCCAATGGCCTGATGAAGCGTGGCATGCAGGTGTCGGTGGTGCATGCGGGTGAGTGGCTGATGGACCGGCAGTTGGATGGCCAGGCCGCCCAGCTGCTGAAGAAGTCGCTGATTGAGCGGGGCATGCAGTTCTTTATGCAGGCGCAGACGCAGGAGCTGCTGGGCAATGCCGAGGGCCGGGTGCGCGCGCTGCGCTTTGCCGATGGCCGCGAGATCGAGGCCGACCTGGTGGTGATGGCCGTGGGCATCCGCCCCAACACGGCGCTGGCCGAGGCCATGCACCTGCATGTGAACCGGGGCATTGTGGTGAGCGACACCTTGCAGACGGTGACCGACCCGCGCATCTATGCGGTGGGCGAGTGCGCCGCGCACCGGGGCATTGCCTACGGCTTGGTGGCGCCGCTGTTTGAGCAGGGCAAGGTGCTGGCCAATCACCTGGCCGAGCTGGGCATTGGCCGCTACCAGGGCTCGCTCACCTCGACCAAGCTCAAGGTCACCGGCATTGATTTGTTCTCGGCCGGGGATTTCCAAGGCGGGGAGGGCACCGAGCAGATCGTGCTGAGCGATCCCTACTCGGGCGTCTACAAAAAGCTGGTGATCAAGGAAGACCGGCTGGTGGGCGCCTGCCTGTATGGCGACACCGTCGATGGCAGCTGGTACTTCAAGCTGCTGCGCGAAGGCCGCAGCGTGGCCGATATCCGCGACAAGCTGATGTTTGGCGAATCCAACCTGGGCGATGCAGGCCACCAGGGCCAGAACAAGGCCGCCGCACTGGCCGATGCCGATGAGGTTTGCGGCTGCAATGGCGTCAGCAAGGGCGCCATCTGCAAGGCCATCAAGGACAAGGGCCTGTTCACCCTGGATGACGTGCGCAAGCACACCAAGGCCAGTGCCAGCTGCGGCTCCTGCACCGGCCTGGTCGAGCAGATCATCATGTTCACCGTCGGCGGTGATTATTCGGCATCGCCCAAGACCAAGCCCATGTGCGGCTGCAGCGACCACGGCCACCAGGCAGTGCGCGATGCCATCCGCCAGCACCGGCTGCTGACGACGGACAGCGTCTTCCACTTTATGGAATGGCGCACGCCCAATGGCTGCGCCAGCTGCCGCCCGGCCATCAACTACTACCTGATCAGCACCTGGCCCAAGGAGGCGCGCGACGACCCGCAAAGCCGCTTTATCAACGAACGCAGCCATGCCAACATCCAAAAGGATGGCACCTACAGCGTGATCCCGCGCATGTGGGGCGGAGAGACCACGGCCTCCGAGCTGCGCCGCATTGCCGATGTGGTGGACAAGTACCAGATCCCCACCGTGAAGGTGACCGGCGGCCAGCGCATTGATTTGCTGGGCGTGAAAAAGGAAGACCTGCAGGGCGTGTGGAACGACATAGGCATGCCCTGCGGCCATGCCTATGCCAAGGCGCTGCGCACCGTCAAAACCTGTGTGGGCAGCGAATGGTGCCGCATGGGGACGCAGGACAGCACGCAGATGGGCAAGGACCTGGAGCGCGCGATGTGGCGCATGTATGCCCCCCACAAGGTGAAGTTCGCCGTCAGCGGCTGCCCGCGCAACTGCGCCGAATCGGGCATCAAGGACGTGGGCATCATCGGCGTGGATTCCGGCTGGGAGATGTATATCGGCGGCAATGGCGGCATCAAGACCGAGGTGGCGCACTTTCTGACCAAGCTCAAGACCGCCGAGGAAGTACTGGAGTACACCGGCGCCTTTATGCAGCTGTACCGGCTGGAAGGCTGGTACCTGGAGCGCACCGTGCACTACCTGAACCGGGTGGGGCTCGACTATGTCAAGCGCCGCATTCTGGACGACGCCGCCGGCCGCCAGGCGCTGTGGGCCGAGCTGCAGCAGGCTTTGGAGGGCGAGCCCGACCCCTGGTTCGAGACCGACAAGGCGGCCGTTGATCTGCGCCAGTTCCAGCCGCTGCCGGTGCTGCCCGCGCTGCAGGCTGCGCCTGTGTTGACGGCCCTTTCCGCCCCCGTACCCGCCACCACCACCGCCGGCGCATGA
- the nirD gene encoding nitrite reductase small subunit NirD, translated as MNEWITICAIDEIPVLGARRVARAQGLDVAVFRTASGEVFALLDRCPHKGGPLSQGLVFGSSVACPLHNWTIALATGQAAAPDEGCTPRFAVRLEGSAVQLRADELAQHALEHTRPLAGPVGLGRCGSAAASCSSSPSTVAA; from the coding sequence ATGAATGAATGGATCACCATCTGCGCCATCGATGAGATTCCGGTGCTGGGCGCCCGCCGTGTGGCCCGCGCCCAAGGCCTGGATGTGGCAGTGTTCCGCACCGCCAGCGGCGAGGTGTTTGCGCTGCTCGATCGCTGCCCGCACAAGGGTGGGCCCTTGTCGCAAGGCCTGGTGTTTGGCAGCAGCGTGGCCTGCCCCTTGCACAACTGGACGATTGCGCTGGCCACTGGCCAGGCCGCTGCCCCTGATGAGGGCTGCACCCCGCGCTTTGCGGTGCGGCTGGAGGGCAGCGCGGTGCAGCTGCGCGCCGATGAGCTGGCCCAGCATGCGCTGGAGCATACCCGGCCGCTGGCGGGGCCGGTAGGCCTGGGGCGCTGCGGTTCGGCTGCCGCCAGCTGTAGTTCGTCGCCATCCACCGTGGCCGCCTGA
- a CDS encoding nitrate reductase: MQETRSTCPYCGVGCGVIISSDGQQITAVRGDPAHPANQGKLCTKGSSLHLTAAPALARQSRLLQPMQRLQRGAAPEARSWDTALDSLANQLLQIHANHGPDALGFYLSGQLLTEDYYVFNKLVKGLLGTNNLDTNSRLCMSSAVAGYKATLGADAPPACYEDIDLAGCLFISGSNMAWAHPILFRRVEEAKARHPERKIIVVDPRRTETAELADLHLALQPGTDVMLCHGLLHIMLAQGWADPAFIDAHTSGFAQLHAIVREATPERVAQVCGLALADLYLAAQWLAWGGADAPGTNSERLPTLSLYCQGLNQSSSGTANNAALINLHLATGQIGKPGAGPLSLTGQPNAMGGREVGGLSNLLSAHRDMANPQHRAEVAQMWGVDTVPALPGKSALEMFEAAADGQIKALWIACTNPAQSMPEQAMVRRALERAELVVVQEAFAQTETTAYADWLLPATTWGEKLGTVTNSERRISRVRAAVAAPGQARHDWQIGVQLAQRLERHLRPGRPSLFTYDTVQAERGCEAIWVEHRDSTRGRDLDITGLSWALLEAQGPQQWPLPSGASQGRQRLYSDGRFATDDGRARFDAQAWKPVAVPRDAHYPFSLNTSRLRDQWHGMSRTGQLGRLFAQASEPSLQAHPQDMQQLQLQDGDLVQLRSRYGSLVLPVQADAGLQPAQLNLPMHWGSMHLSGSTVDGQRLTGVNALTTPERCPRSKQPELKHVAVQLEKASLPWQCLGMAWLDDRQVLATRQALAALMGEFDFASSVLFGRAVPLDGAAGQGRNGVQFRAAARQAPPAALLARLQQLLQLDGSQTLRYADAQRQCSRAMAMSEQAGEPVLQAFLLCGDTSAGQWLAPVLRDEQSTRSFGRLLLSSGSQAPAALPTRARQVCACMNVDEAAIGEALARIDGAPEQRLVELKNTLGCGTRCGSCIPQLKQLVQRVAPAALAPSA, from the coding sequence ATGCAAGAGACCCGATCCACCTGTCCCTATTGCGGCGTGGGCTGCGGCGTGATCATCAGCAGCGATGGCCAGCAGATCACCGCGGTGCGCGGCGACCCGGCGCACCCCGCCAACCAGGGCAAGCTCTGCACCAAGGGCAGCAGCCTGCACCTGACGGCAGCGCCGGCGCTGGCGCGGCAAAGCCGCTTGCTGCAACCGATGCAGCGCCTGCAGCGTGGCGCCGCACCCGAAGCCCGCAGCTGGGACACGGCGCTGGACAGCCTGGCCAACCAGCTGCTGCAGATCCATGCCAACCATGGGCCCGATGCGCTGGGCTTTTACCTGAGCGGACAGCTGCTGACCGAGGACTACTATGTGTTCAACAAGCTGGTCAAAGGCTTGCTGGGCACCAACAACCTGGATACCAATTCGCGCCTGTGCATGAGCAGCGCAGTGGCGGGCTACAAGGCCACCTTGGGGGCCGATGCGCCACCGGCCTGTTACGAAGATATTGACTTGGCCGGCTGCCTGTTCATCAGCGGCAGCAATATGGCCTGGGCGCACCCGATCCTGTTCCGCCGGGTGGAAGAGGCCAAGGCACGCCACCCTGAGCGCAAGATCATCGTTGTTGACCCGCGCCGCACCGAGACCGCCGAGCTGGCCGATCTGCACCTGGCCCTGCAGCCGGGCACGGATGTGATGCTCTGCCATGGTCTCTTGCACATCATGCTGGCCCAGGGCTGGGCCGACCCGGCCTTTATCGATGCGCACACCAGCGGCTTTGCGCAACTGCATGCGATCGTGCGCGAGGCGACGCCGGAGCGGGTGGCCCAGGTCTGCGGCCTGGCGCTGGCCGACCTGTACCTGGCGGCCCAATGGCTGGCCTGGGGCGGGGCCGATGCGCCGGGCACGAACAGCGAACGCCTGCCCACCCTCAGCCTGTACTGCCAGGGGCTCAACCAAAGCAGCAGCGGCACCGCCAACAACGCGGCGCTGATCAACCTGCACCTCGCTACCGGCCAGATTGGCAAACCGGGCGCCGGCCCCTTGTCCTTGACCGGCCAGCCCAATGCGATGGGCGGGCGCGAGGTGGGTGGCCTGTCCAACCTGCTCAGCGCCCACCGCGACATGGCCAACCCACAGCACCGGGCCGAGGTGGCCCAGATGTGGGGCGTAGATACCGTGCCGGCGCTGCCGGGCAAGTCGGCGCTAGAGATGTTTGAGGCCGCAGCCGATGGCCAGATCAAGGCCTTGTGGATTGCCTGCACCAACCCCGCGCAGAGCATGCCCGAGCAGGCTATGGTGCGCCGCGCGCTGGAGCGGGCCGAGCTGGTGGTGGTGCAGGAGGCCTTTGCCCAGACCGAGACGACGGCCTACGCCGATTGGCTGCTGCCCGCCACCACCTGGGGCGAGAAGCTGGGCACAGTGACCAACAGCGAGCGCCGCATATCGCGGGTGCGCGCAGCGGTGGCAGCGCCCGGCCAGGCCCGCCATGACTGGCAGATTGGCGTGCAACTGGCCCAGCGGCTGGAGCGCCATCTGCGGCCCGGCCGCCCCAGTCTGTTCACCTATGACACCGTGCAGGCCGAGCGCGGCTGCGAAGCCATCTGGGTGGAGCACCGCGACAGCACGCGCGGGCGCGACTTGGATATCACGGGCCTGAGCTGGGCGCTGCTGGAGGCGCAAGGCCCGCAGCAGTGGCCGCTGCCCAGCGGCGCCAGCCAAGGCCGCCAGCGCCTCTACAGCGATGGCCGGTTTGCCACCGACGACGGCCGCGCCCGTTTTGATGCCCAGGCCTGGAAACCGGTGGCTGTGCCGCGCGATGCGCACTACCCCTTCAGCCTGAACACCAGCCGCCTGCGCGACCAGTGGCATGGCATGAGCCGCACCGGCCAGCTGGGCCGTCTGTTTGCCCAGGCCAGCGAGCCCAGCCTGCAGGCCCACCCGCAGGACATGCAGCAGCTGCAGTTGCAAGACGGCGACCTGGTGCAACTGCGCAGCCGCTACGGCAGCCTGGTGCTGCCAGTGCAGGCCGATGCCGGCCTGCAGCCCGCGCAGCTGAACCTGCCGATGCACTGGGGCAGCATGCACCTGAGTGGCAGCACGGTAGACGGCCAGCGTCTGACGGGTGTGAACGCGCTGACCACACCGGAGCGCTGCCCGCGCTCCAAACAGCCCGAGCTGAAGCATGTGGCGGTGCAGCTGGAAAAAGCCAGCCTGCCCTGGCAGTGCCTGGGCATGGCCTGGCTGGATGACCGCCAGGTGCTGGCCACGCGCCAGGCGCTGGCCGCGTTGATGGGCGAGTTTGACTTTGCCAGCAGCGTGCTGTTTGGCCGGGCCGTGCCGCTGGATGGCGCTGCCGGCCAGGGCCGCAATGGCGTGCAGTTCCGCGCTGCCGCACGCCAGGCGCCGCCGGCGGCCCTGCTGGCGCGTTTGCAGCAGCTGCTGCAGCTCGATGGCTCGCAGACCCTGCGCTATGCCGATGCGCAGCGCCAGTGCAGCCGCGCCATGGCCATGAGCGAGCAAGCGGGCGAACCGGTGCTGCAGGCCTTCTTGCTCTGCGGCGATACCAGTGCCGGCCAGTGGCTGGCGCCGGTGCTGCGCGATGAGCAATCGACGCGCAGCTTTGGCCGCCTGCTGCTGTCCTCGGGCAGCCAAGCGCCTGCTGCGTTGCCGACCCGTGCGCGCCAGGTCTGCGCCTGCATGAATGTGGACGAGGCCGCCATTGGCGAGGCCCTGGCCCGCATCGACGGCGCGCCGGAGCAGCGCCTGGTAGAGCTCAAAAATACCTTGGGCTGCGGCACGCGCTGCGGCTCCTGCATTCCCCAACTCAAGCAGCTGGTGCAGCGCGTGGCTCCGGCCGCGCTGGCCCCTTCTGCCTGA